A single region of the Xenopus laevis strain J_2021 chromosome 4L, Xenopus_laevis_v10.1, whole genome shotgun sequence genome encodes:
- the swap70.L gene encoding switch-associated protein 70 isoform X2, whose amino-acid sequence MALREELLKPIWHAFSALEVGTTECVSKSQLKVLSHNLCTLLNVPHDPVALEEHFGDNDLGPVSNQGYMPYLNKFILDKVQEGFNKVEFNRMCWTLCARKHLPNSPLCISDDSAFKVWTIFNYLSEEKYPLVIVPEEIEYLLKKLTEAMGGGWQQALFEDYKVALDKKQNGLSVWELIELIGRGQFSKGMDHATVSMAINEVFNELILDILKQGYLLKKGHKRKNWNERWFVLKPNIVTYYCSEDLKDKKGEIILDQNCCVESLPDKDGRKCLFVVKCLERSYEISASDKKKKQEWIQAIQTVVNLHKFQLPPPHKEARQKRRALRKKLLAEQEEMEKKMKELQLANETKQQELEVMRKELREAAAQAMEEERKRQETQVQLQDRFQTEMERELLIRRQMEAQVAQKSNELQQNLIRVRELEEMYQKLQEALDDEKQARQEEENARLHQAQLLEEEAAKRAVLEKLHKEQEVAIKMTEAEKKELEQIHEVKEKALQEAMQQLEQLEKERILALEQYQQVSKNLEEAACKTRSWKDKVLQHEGLMRLIQPGSKNPGHVTNWGPASFTQGELQQREKSWQEKRSPSTD is encoded by the exons GTTCTGTCCCACAATCTCTGCACGTTACTTAATGTCCCACATGATCCGGTGGCCTTGGAGGAACATTTTGGAGACAATGACTTGGGTCCGGTGTCCAATCAGGGCTACATGCCTTATCTCAACAAATTCATCCTGGACAAG GTTCAAGAAGGTTTCAACAAAGTGGAATTTAATAGGATGTGCTGGACCCTGTGCGCAAGGAAACACCTGCCCAACTCTCCTCTGTGTATCAGTGATGACAGCGCATTCAAAGTATGGACCATATTCAACTACTTGTCCGAAGAGAAATACCCGCTGGTCATTGTGCCCGAGGAG ATCGAGTATTTGCTGAAGAAGCTGACGGAGGCCATGGGAGGAGGTTGGCAGCAGGCCCTGTTCGAGGACTACAAGGTGGCGCTGGATAAGAAGCAAAACGGCCTCTCGGTCTGGGAACTGATTGAACTCATTGGCAGGGGCCAGTTCAGCAAAGGCATGGACCACGCCACCGTATCCATGGCCATCAACGAAGTCTTTAACGAGCTCATTTTGGACATTCTGAAGCAG ggatatttgttaaaaaaagggCACAAAAGGAAGAACTGGAACGAGCGCTGGTTCGTGCTGAAGCCAAACATAGTAACGTATTACTGCAGCGAGGATCTGAAGgataaaaaaggagaaattaTTCTGGACCAAAATTGCTGCGTGGAG TCATTGCCAGACAAAGACGGGAGAAAGTGTCTCTTTGTTGTGAAATGTCTGGAGAGAAGTTACGAGATCAGTGcatcagataaaaagaaaaaacaagaatggaTCCAAG CCATACAGACGGTAGTAAATCTGCACAAGTTCCAACTCCCTCCGCCACACAAGGAGGCCCGTCAGAAACGAAGGGCTTTGCGGAAGAAATTGCTGGCGGAGCAAGAAGAGAtggagaagaagatgaaggagctACAGCTGGCCAACGAGACCAAGCAGCAGGAGTTAGAAGTCATGAGAAAG GAACTGAGGGAGGCAGCGGCTCAAGCAATGGAGGAAGAGAGGAAACGTCAGGAGACGCAAGTGCAGTTACAGGACCGATTCCAAACAGAAATGGAAAGAGAACTTTTG ATCCGCCGGCAAATGGAAGCGCAGGTGGCACAGAAATCGAATGAACTACAACAGAATCTAATTCGGGTGCGGGAGTTGGAGGAAATGTACCAGAAGCTTCAGGAGGCGCTGGATGATGAGAAACAAGCGCGTCAGGAGGAGGAGAACGCCAGGCTTCATCAGGCACA GCTTCTGGAAGAAGAGGCGGCTAAGAGAGCGGTGCTGGAGAAGCTCCATAAGGAGCAGGAAGTGGCCATTAAAATGACGGAGGCAGAgaagaaggagctggagcagatcCATGAGGTGAAGGAGAAGGCCCTGCAGGAGGCAATGCAGCAACTGGAGCAACTGGAGAAGGAACGTATTCTGGCTCTAGAGCAGTACCAG CAAGTGTCAAAGAACCTAGAGGAGGCCGCCTGCAAGACCAGATCTTGGAAAGACAAAGTCTTGCAACATGAAGGGTTAATGCGACTAATACAGCCAG GCTCAAAGAATCCAGGGCATGTGACAAACTGGGGGCCTGCGTCGTTCACCCAAGGAGAACTGCAGCAAAGAGAGAAGTCTTGGCAAGAGAAGAGGAGCCCCAGTACGGACTAG
- the swap70.L gene encoding switch-associated protein 70 isoform X1: protein MALKEELLKPIWHSFTALDVDKSGKVSKSQLKVLSHNLCTLLNVPHDPVALEEHFGDNDLGPVSNQGYMPYLNKFILDKVQEGFNKVEFNRMCWTLCARKHLPNSPLCISDDSAFKVWTIFNYLSEEKYPLVIVPEEIEYLLKKLTEAMGGGWQQALFEDYKVALDKKQNGLSVWELIELIGRGQFSKGMDHATVSMAINEVFNELILDILKQGYLLKKGHKRKNWNERWFVLKPNIVTYYCSEDLKDKKGEIILDQNCCVESLPDKDGRKCLFVVKCLERSYEISASDKKKKQEWIQAIQTVVNLHKFQLPPPHKEARQKRRALRKKLLAEQEEMEKKMKELQLANETKQQELEVMRKELREAAAQAMEEERKRQETQVQLQDRFQTEMERELLIRRQMEAQVAQKSNELQQNLIRVRELEEMYQKLQEALDDEKQARQEEENARLHQAQLLEEEAAKRAVLEKLHKEQEVAIKMTEAEKKELEQIHEVKEKALQEAMQQLEQLEKERILALEQYQQVSKNLEEAACKTRSWKDKVLQHEGLMRLIQPGSKNPGHVTNWGPASFTQGELQQREKSWQEKRSPSTD from the exons GTTCTGTCCCACAATCTCTGCACGTTACTTAATGTCCCACATGATCCGGTGGCCTTGGAGGAACATTTTGGAGACAATGACTTGGGTCCGGTGTCCAATCAGGGCTACATGCCTTATCTCAACAAATTCATCCTGGACAAG GTTCAAGAAGGTTTCAACAAAGTGGAATTTAATAGGATGTGCTGGACCCTGTGCGCAAGGAAACACCTGCCCAACTCTCCTCTGTGTATCAGTGATGACAGCGCATTCAAAGTATGGACCATATTCAACTACTTGTCCGAAGAGAAATACCCGCTGGTCATTGTGCCCGAGGAG ATCGAGTATTTGCTGAAGAAGCTGACGGAGGCCATGGGAGGAGGTTGGCAGCAGGCCCTGTTCGAGGACTACAAGGTGGCGCTGGATAAGAAGCAAAACGGCCTCTCGGTCTGGGAACTGATTGAACTCATTGGCAGGGGCCAGTTCAGCAAAGGCATGGACCACGCCACCGTATCCATGGCCATCAACGAAGTCTTTAACGAGCTCATTTTGGACATTCTGAAGCAG ggatatttgttaaaaaaagggCACAAAAGGAAGAACTGGAACGAGCGCTGGTTCGTGCTGAAGCCAAACATAGTAACGTATTACTGCAGCGAGGATCTGAAGgataaaaaaggagaaattaTTCTGGACCAAAATTGCTGCGTGGAG TCATTGCCAGACAAAGACGGGAGAAAGTGTCTCTTTGTTGTGAAATGTCTGGAGAGAAGTTACGAGATCAGTGcatcagataaaaagaaaaaacaagaatggaTCCAAG CCATACAGACGGTAGTAAATCTGCACAAGTTCCAACTCCCTCCGCCACACAAGGAGGCCCGTCAGAAACGAAGGGCTTTGCGGAAGAAATTGCTGGCGGAGCAAGAAGAGAtggagaagaagatgaaggagctACAGCTGGCCAACGAGACCAAGCAGCAGGAGTTAGAAGTCATGAGAAAG GAACTGAGGGAGGCAGCGGCTCAAGCAATGGAGGAAGAGAGGAAACGTCAGGAGACGCAAGTGCAGTTACAGGACCGATTCCAAACAGAAATGGAAAGAGAACTTTTG ATCCGCCGGCAAATGGAAGCGCAGGTGGCACAGAAATCGAATGAACTACAACAGAATCTAATTCGGGTGCGGGAGTTGGAGGAAATGTACCAGAAGCTTCAGGAGGCGCTGGATGATGAGAAACAAGCGCGTCAGGAGGAGGAGAACGCCAGGCTTCATCAGGCACA GCTTCTGGAAGAAGAGGCGGCTAAGAGAGCGGTGCTGGAGAAGCTCCATAAGGAGCAGGAAGTGGCCATTAAAATGACGGAGGCAGAgaagaaggagctggagcagatcCATGAGGTGAAGGAGAAGGCCCTGCAGGAGGCAATGCAGCAACTGGAGCAACTGGAGAAGGAACGTATTCTGGCTCTAGAGCAGTACCAG CAAGTGTCAAAGAACCTAGAGGAGGCCGCCTGCAAGACCAGATCTTGGAAAGACAAAGTCTTGCAACATGAAGGGTTAATGCGACTAATACAGCCAG GCTCAAAGAATCCAGGGCATGTGACAAACTGGGGGCCTGCGTCGTTCACCCAAGGAGAACTGCAGCAAAGAGAGAAGTCTTGGCAAGAGAAGAGGAGCCCCAGTACGGACTAG